Genomic window (Cryptococcus neoformans var. grubii H99 chromosome 9, complete sequence):
TCAAATGGGATAAGATGCTGGTAAGTGTTATTTTACTAATCAAATCAAGTAAATGTAGCGATTTTAATGATTTTGAAGGTCGACGCCatgactgtaaggatggTTGCCAAGCCCACCAGTCTGGATACCATAGTTACTACAAACTTACACGGAGAGTAAGTGCTACCTAACAATGGATGATTTTACGACTTAACACAATCCTTAGCATTTTGTCTGACCTGGCCGCTGGACTTTCCGGTTCTATCGGTATTGCCCACTCTGCCTCTCTTGATCCCACTCGCACTTCACCTTCTCTGTTCGAACCTGTTCACGGTGCTGCATTCGACATCATGGGCAAGGATCTCGCCAATCCCATCGCTGCAATCATGTCGGCTGCTGAGATGCTGAGATGGCTGAGGGAAAATGAGGCGGCAGACTTGGTAGAGAAGGCTTGTAAGCAGAGCATTGCGGATGGGCAGACAACTGGTGATTTGGGAGGGAAACTGAAGACAAGTCAGGTTACAGAGGCTGTCTGCAAGATTCTGGCGACTCTGTAAATTATGATCATGCATTCTATTGCCTTTTATTCCCTGGGATGGTCAAGCATCTTATTTGGAGATTCTCTGAATATGGCCAGTGTAAAGCCACCAAAGTCCCACAGCCGTTCTTGCCATTCCAGCCTTGCAAGTGATGAACTTCCGGAGGTAAGTTTATGTATCATGTCATTATCTTGCCCAGCAAAGAGTATTGAATTCTCTCACATTCTTCATACTTTCTTTGGGCCGCAAAACCCTATGCCATACAGCCGGGAAATAGAATTCTAACGAACAGGTACCATAGATCATCATTATCGTCAAGAGAGTCTCGTGCATGAGGTAAGTGAAATCAGACTACAATTTATAAACCTTGTTGAACTTCTATTGCTTTCCCTCGATGGCCCTAGCAACCTCCTTCACTGACTCCTTCATGATCTTCAAAGCctcatccacttcctcttcattcaGAACCAAAGCCGGGATCAATCGGAGGACAGGGTAGATACTGGTAGTGAGGACGAGCAGTCCTCGGTCGTAACAAGCGTCCTGGACGAGCTTGTTAAGGTTACCAGGAAGAGTGATATCGCCGCGGTTATGGGATGAGGTGAGCTTAGAGTTAGGGTCTTTGAACTCAAGGGCAATCATGAGCTGTAGGAGGGAATTTTGTCAGTACATGACAAGGATCATCGCGGACGGGTTTACATACACCCTTGCCTCGAACTTCCTCAATCATCCAGCCACCGTTGGCCTCGTCCTCTTGGATCTCGCGGAGGCCCCTGAAGAGCTGCTCGGATCGAGCTTGAACGTTGCCAAGGATATCATGAGTACGCATGTATTGAGTAGTGGCGAGAGCGGCAGCACATGCGACCACGTTACCAGAGTAAGTACCGCCCTATACCAAAAGTCAGTCAGGCCATACAAGAGACGGAGACGGTCTGTGACTTACCAAGGAACCAGGAGCCATAACATCCATGATCTCCTTTCTGGTAACGATACCAGAGATAGGCATTCCGTTGGCGAAACCCTTGGCGTAGACCATGATGTCAGGTGTGACACCAGTGTGCTCGATGGCAAATGTCTTTCCTGTACGTCCGAACCCGGTTTGGATCTCATCTTTGCTTCTGGTCAGCTTTTCGCAACACCCATTTCTTAGTGTACTCACCAATCACGAGCATGATACCATACTTGTCACAGAGCTTTCGTAGGTGCTTAACATAAGCGGTGGGAGCAGGAATGTATCCACCCTCGCCGATGACAGGCTCTAGGAAGATGGCGGCAGTGTCTTCGGGAGCGGTCTGCTGTTGAAGCAAGTTTTCGACTCCCAAAATGGCTTGTTCAATGAGGACATCCTCAGGAGTGTCTTTGGGAAGACCCATAGCGTGCCAGTAAGGGAAAGGAGTGGTGTAGACGCATGGCTGTAAAGCTGTTTTAGCTTTTGGAAAACTCATGTAGTCGTATACTACTCACCATCAAAGGCCCAGTACCCCTGAAGAAAGAAGTCTTGGATCGAGTCAAGGCGGCTGCACCAGAAGTTCGCCCTAAAGCCAATGTCAGTTTATTACCCTTTAGCAAAGGTACCCGGTATATCGCTCACCATGGTAACCACCCTGCATTACCACAATGTtattcctcttcgtcttggTCCTGGAGACCTTTATGGCGGCCTCAATTGCCTCAGATCCAGAAttccagaagaagaagctgtcCAAGCTTGGGTCGGGCATCATAGTCAGCAATGACTCGACCAGTTGTACGTATGGCTCTGAGAGACCAATAGCGCATTGGACATGGATGATGGATTGTGCTTGAGATATAATGGCGGCGGTAACGTCGGGATGAGCATGGCCCAGTGAAGTGACTCCAATACCTGATGTGAAGTCGAGGAGTTTTTGGTTTTCCTGATAAGACAATCGGGTAGGTCAGCCTTGCTTTTGGAGTTCAAGTGCGAGGAATGGGACTTACGGTTGTAAGAACTCGAAGACCTTTGCCCTCTTTGAAAACATGGTCTCGGAGTCGACCAAGTCCCTTGGTGATGTGCTTGTCAGCGAGAGCCTGAAGGCCCTCGGTAGAGGTGGTCAAGGGTAGAGGCTTTGATGCCGAAGGGAGGGGAGCAATGTGAGAAGCAGCAGACTCGAAGGAAGGCATTATGATTACGGTCGAGTGAATAACTTGGATAGTGTGCCGAAGATAAGAATGTGGTCGATTCTTCCGAAGAAAGAACGTACTTAATTTATGGGCTTTAAGGGCTATACATAGCAAGTATGAACGGCCTGCGGTCACAGTATGTCGAAAATGCAGGGCCCCCTCGGCTGGCGTAAACTTGCACGCGAATTGGTCACGTATGCAGTGCTTAACAAAACAATCAGCAGATTGGTCGCTTGCTATGTGAACTCGTGCGGAAAACGGCGTAGCAGCTCCTCTGCAGCGACTAGCGAAGCGAATCATAACCCATCGAGAAACTTGTTATCTCCTTATCAAGCGTCGGCAAGGGTGCTGCAGGTTGGAAGAATTACTCTTTTCGGCAACCAGTTGACAAGCGGCGGATCGGCGATTACCTATCAGGGCTTGGCCTGCGCCTCGGTCTATTGACCGGAGAATCCGACGCTACTTTATCTGTCACCTGCTTAGTCGTTTTGTAGAGATTATCCCGGCTGCTATCTATCTCCACACCTATTTGAAGACGGACATGGGCCCTCATTTTCCACAACACCCACCGTAACACGCGCTTTCAATCATATCTTCAGTTTCTACCTTTAAATCTTCTACTATATATCTTCTACCCCTTGTCTAAAATCTATCGTCATGCCTTCTGTTGTTTGTGAGTGGTTACGAGACCTCAACTGAGTTTGAGCATTGGCTGACAATTTCCTTTTATCCACAGTCGACGTTGTGGGAACATGTTGTATGTTTTGAGACCTCCCATCCACTATCTGTTCCCCGCTGACGATTGCCCCCTTTAGTCTCTTACGACAACGGTGCTGAAGCTCTCCAGGCTCGTCTCGGTCCCAAACTCGCCAAATACGGCATTCCCTCCAAGCTCTTATTCTACTCCTGGGTCTGCTCTACTGAGCGTGACTATTCATACCTTTCCCAGATCAATCAATACaaaaccttcttctccattctttccaACACTCTCACACGAGTTCTCTTCCAGGCTGGCGTCCCCGTTGAAGCTCTTGACAACTTTTTCACGGCCGAAGATGTTGACTACATCATGAACGAATACAAGAAACTCAAGGCCAGACCTGGATTGGCCGAGATGATGCGAACTTTGAGAAATGGAGGTTTTGAGGTCTGGTGTTGTTCCGATGCCAATGTCGACCGGGTCAAGGGCTACTTTGACAACGCTGGTGTCGAGATGCCTCTTGACCACATTCTCTCAGCAGACATGGTCAATGCTGGTAAGCCAGAAGCTGCTGTTTACAAGTTTGCTCGGGAAAAAGCTGGTTCTGATCAACCGGGAGAAGTTTCTGTCTTTGCTGGTAAAtactcttttccttgtttCGAATCGATGGATGCAAAGCTGACCAAGGTACATCAGCTTCTCATGCTTGGGACTGTGCTGCGGCCAAGGCCGCTGGTTTCCTCACTGCCTATACCACTACTTACGAGTACGATGCATGCGAGGTCATCTTCGGGAAGTCTGATTTGGTTGCCCCTGATCTTGTCTCCTTAGGCAAGGGTATCGTTGAGAAGTGGGGTAAGAAATAGAAGTAAAGTAATTGTAAATTGATAACAACGGTTCTTAAAGTTAGTTCAATAATATTTCTTTTTGGCATATGCATGGTGTTCGATATTGGTATCTCTATGCTGAATACAACATGACTGATCTTAAAGTTCACATGCCCCAATTACATTATGATATATTGTTCTTCTTACCTACCCCTTTTCGGTTCGCCTAAACACTGCTTgtctttctcatcatcttcaaagGCCCTTGTTGAGAGTATGAAGACATTCGGTAAGGACTTTACACTGACTTTCAAGTTGACATCTGGAACCTTATGAATACTGTATAACACCAGCTTCACTCAATTACAGTCCCGACCAGTTCGCTTCTCCATCTAACAGCTACATCTCACGACAAAGAAAGCTTACATCATGATAACTAGTAGAAAGAACCTACAATCCTACAACTAAACGAAAGTATCTGAGAAGTGTCTACGCACATACTGTATCAGTTCTAATACTAAACTATTTCACAACTTTgccttccccatcttcgCCGCCAAAATCGCCTCATCGGCCTGATTGGTGGTATCCAACTTTGCCTGGCCCCCTTGACCCATAGCAGCCTTAATCAAGTTTATTTTGGACTCGAACCTTTCCTTAGTCAACCAATACGGTTGAGGAAGGGC
Coding sequences:
- a CDS encoding 4-aminobutyrate transaminase, whose translation is MPSFESAASHIAPLPSASKPLPLTTSTEGLQALADKHITKGLGRLRDHVFKEGKGLRVLTTENQKLLDFTSGIGVTSLGHAHPDVTAAIISQAQSIIHVQCAIGLSEPYVQLVESLLTMMPDPSLDSFFFWNSGSEAIEAAIKVSRTKTKRNNIVVMQGGYHGRTSGAAALTRSKTSFFRGTGPLMPCVYTTPFPYWHAMGLPKDTPEDVLIEQAILGVENLLQQQTAPEDTAAIFLEPVIGEGGYIPAPTAYVKHLRKLCDKYGIMLVIDEIQTGFGRTGKTFAIEHTGVTPDIMVYAKGFANGMPISGIVTRKEIMDVMAPGSLGGTYSGNVVACAAALATTQYMRTHDILGNVQARSEQLFRGLREIQEDEANGGWMIEEVRGKGLMIALEFKDPNSKLTSSHNRGDITLPGNLNKLVQDACYDRGLLVLTTSIYPVLRLIPALVLNEEEVDEALKIMKESVKEVARAIEGKQ
- a CDS encoding haloacid dehalogenase, type II, which translates into the protein MPSVVFDVVGTCFSYDNGAEALQARLGPKLAKYGIPSKLLFYSWVCSTERDYSYLSQINQYKTFFSILSNTLTRVLFQAGVPVEALDNFFTAEDVDYIMNEYKKLKARPGLAEMMRTLRNGGFEVWCCSDANVDRVKGYFDNAGVEMPLDHILSADMVNAGKPEAAVYKFAREKAGSDQPGEVSVFAASHAWDCAAAKAAGFLTAYTTTYEYDACEVIFGKSDLVAPDLVSLGKGIVEKWGKK